The Spinacia oleracea cultivar Varoflay chromosome 2, BTI_SOV_V1, whole genome shotgun sequence DNA segment GTAGCCCTTCTCCAGAATTAATACTGAAGTTAAGAGTTTTGGGCTATAAACCATCTCAGATAGTCAAATTGCATTCACAAACTAAATAGATGAGACATcatagtttgattttttttaatgtaaagaTAATCTTACTTGTTTCTGTTCTGAGCTGATTCTATATTTTGTGCTTTCAGACATTATTTATCAGTAGTACCATATACAGTTCCGGCTGCAGCTCCTTCAGTTGTGTTCTGGCAGACACTCTGATATTACATGGCTGTTGACGTTACCAAATTAGTTCAGCTCTTGAAGGGAACATAATTTCCTGTGATCAATAGTACATATAAGAAGATTTAAAAGTTTAGTACATATAATTTCCTACACAAAAAACATTgctcttattttttttgaatgattttgaagaacattcaagaaaaatatcAACGTGAGAAAGCAAAATTTGCTGCAACCGACGAGGCTTGTAAGCTATGACATGTATCTCAAAAATAGAATGACATAATCACATCGTCATCAAATAAAAACCTTACCCTGTCTCTTAAGTTTCCGGGAAGATATCTGACTTCTTGAGTTCTTGACAATCATCTTGTTCTCATGTGCTCGGAGAAAACCAGTAATAGAATAGCAAGCACGAGAATGATTCTGAGTTACTTTTCATCCCAAATTCAATTGTCATAAGATGAGACAACTCTTTATCCATTAGGATCTCGGGGTGGCATTTTCTTTCCACACTTCTATTCGATCCCTGTTATAAGGGTAAAACAAAAACATTCCTCTTACTGAAGCATGTTTTTTACATGCGGCTTGGCCAACAAATCCTTCATTGAATAAACAAAAATGGTAATTGATGCATGTAGAAGACACTGATACAGTGCTGCAGACAGTCAGAATAAATGTAGATATCTCATTGCATTATTACAAGAAATTGTTACAAAGATGGATGTAGATGAATTGTTTATGTAGTAGCAATTTAGAAAATATGCTAAGCTACATCCTTCCTACATCTTTCCTCGAAAAATGATCATACGAAGATGCATTTCTCTTTATTACAGATGAAACAGCAGCTAAAAACCAGCCAAATGGAAAGCAAAAGAAGACCTTATTGCATTATATGAAGAATATCTTGACAAGGCACTTCCTGTTAAGAGTTTCAGGGATGACGTTCTCAGCACAAAGCCACAACCCTTTCTCACAAGTTCAGTGTGATAAGAAAAACCCAACGAAACCTATGGTTCCATAAAACTTCTGACATGCACTGACCACCAGCACGAGTGAGGGACAAAATGAGACTAGCCACTTGTGTAAGCAGGCAACACAGCAAATAACACACATTGCGTCAAGCCTACACATAAACCTCCATTAGATGGATGACAAATCTCCCGAATCTTGTGCATCAAAATATCATTGTATCAAATATGCTATGTAGTCCATCTAAAAGGTAACTTTCCATTAAAGCACACatattgtacttggagatactcTAGAGGACCTACACATCAAAGGGTTGCTTTACATAACACAAAACATGCATTCTATTTAGAAGTGTAGTATTACAATGTACTGACGAAAGATATCAAAGTTCAATCCCCGAAAAAATTTGCAAGAACTTAGCTAAATAGGGTAAGATGGGCACCTATTCATGAACTGTGGAAAGCCTAACTCAATCAAAAATTCTTTCCCCGGTTGAAAAAATCATGAAGACAACTGAACTTAAAATACACAGTATACCAGGAATAACAAATACCAATCTCCAACTTTCTGGGCTAGAGATGTCAAAATCAGCAACTTTTGCTGCTTCAAGAAGCTGTCCGGTTAGCTCAACACCAACAATACCAGCTAGTGTACCTGCTGTGTTGGAAACTCCCATAACAATTCCAGCATATCTTGGAGCTATATCCATGTGATTCACAGCAAACCCAGCTCTTCCAAGAGCCAAGAAGCCGAGTGCCACAGAAGAACAGAACACTGCTCCGCTAGCGGTTCTAAACATGGGTAGTGCCATCAACGCCAGAGAAGCCACAATAAATCCTAGGGTATTTAAGAACTTCCTTGTCCCAGTAACAGACATAAGCTTCCTGGTGATAAGATGATCAGCAACCACCCCACCGATATTCGAGAATAAAAACATGTTGAGGTATGGCATCATTTTAGAAGAACCCATTTCTTGGAGACTAAGTTGTAGGCCTTGCTCAAAATATGTCGGTAACCAATTCATAAGTACATACAAGGCATAATGGAAAGTGAAGTTGTTGACCACAATAGCCCATACAGGTAAGCTGACAAGAATTTTCTTCCAAGGTATGTTTAAAGTTTTGATTGAGCTACCTCCATTCTCCACTTTTAACTTGTGATTACCTTTAACAGGCAATAAGCTTTCCCCAAAACCAGCAGCAGCAGCTTTGGGGTGCTCAGATCGAGGAGGGTCTGATGCATATTTAAACCAAAGCACAGACCACATGGCTCCTAACGCTGCTTCGGCTACAAAGACAGACTGAGGCCCTTTAAACTTCACCAGGGTCGGAAGCAGAAGCATTCCTGCAGCTGCACCTAAGTACATCCCAGACGTGGTAAGAGAAACAGATCTAGATCTTTCATGGGGAGGAACCCACTGCGCCAAAACTGTGTGAATCGAAGGGAAGATAAATCCTTGAGCTACACCAACAAGGAGGCGGGCAATAACCAACATGAAAACTCGATTGGGATCCAGCGGGACTAGAGCACAAGTCAGCGACCATAAGACAAATGAAAGCAATAGCACACGCCTGCCACCTATTTTCTGAGCTGCCCAACCTCCCGGCACTTGTGATAAGGCATATCCATAGTAGAAAGTAGAAAGTATCGTGCCTTTGCTTGATTGATTTACACCAGCAGCATCAGCAGCAATCGTATAAGCAATTGAGAAGCCCACCCTCTCAATATAGCAGACAGCCGTACATACGAATGTCAAAAGTACAATCAAATACCGCCTTGGAAACTTATTTTCTTGCATAGTTCCAACAACTATTTGGAAAATTACTTGCTTCGATCCCGACTTGCAATATCTCAGACCTATCGTGATGAAAATTGATGATAGCTCACACTTCCATTCAACGTATCCAATCAACCAACGCTTATAGTGACCTCCCGCATTCTACACCCTGGGACAAAAATATCAAGATCAATACTCTCGGATGAattcactctcttttttgcAACAACAAAGGAAATTCCTATATTTGATGGACCAACTGAACACTAAATATAAGTATAAAGTATAGACTAAAAAAACAGTTCAAATATGTTCTTGTAATTATGTCAAAATGATCTATTGAAAGATTAACAGCCAGACACTCAACTCAAAAATGTTGATTTCAATTTCAACCGACAAATTCATCAGATAAGAAACAAAGAAACAGCATTACAATGAGCACAAACTAATCATACTTTGAAGAATTGCAAAGTATCTCACCGCATTTCTGATTTTGGGAACTCAAATGGCGATTTTGCTCCAAAATGACAATTCACAAATAAGGTTTAATTTTTAACAACTTCCCATTTCAAGAAATCATAACAGAAACTGATAATCACATTAAACAATTCATACTATCCAACCAAGAAAACGCCCATTAATCAGCAAATTCAACAAACACATTGCAAGCATtatcaaaacccagaaaaacCCCATCAAAAAAAGAAAACCCATAAAGATTTCAAGTAAATTACCTTAATAAATTGGACCAATTTGcatcttattcatcaaatttcaatcaaagaATTACATTGAAGTGATAAAACCCCAAAAATGCGACGTCAGATGTATTTTCAATGGGGATCAAAATGGGACGAGGAAACACAAAAGTGAAAAAGATGGTAAAAAATGGAATGGGACAGAGAAAAGGAAGAGATTAGAGGATTAAAGTCAACGAAATTGATAAGGTCTTGTTTCTGAAGAGGGTGAGAATTGAGAAGAGGAGTTGGATCTTCACTGTGTCAAACTGAAGAACATAAATCAGAATGCGGTTTTGCAgttttctttgttgttgttgttgagagTTGCGTATCTATAAACAAGTACGGAGTACTACTTTGTATCACACGCCACTCCGTAAAATCCAATACCGTGGTTAGATACTTGGATTAGATTGGCGAATCCATGCTATTTTCTCCATCTcaaaataaatacggagtatactTTGTATAACAAATCTACGGTCTCTACCACTATTCATACTTTTATGGTAAGGTAAGAAAAAGGTGCAGTAAGATGGTTACATCTAACTTAGATGATCTAAGTAGTTACTGTCAAGAATAGAGAAAAGTTGCGGCTTTGCTGGCTCTTGCATAGATTGATATACAACACATGTTAGAGCTAATTAAGTGATCAACATTACTCATCTAGTTTGTTGCTTGATTTGATTCCTGGTAAATATGCTTGATTTTCCATAAATCAAAAGACGAAGAATAATTTTGATGTAAGTAAATATTTTGTACCTTTCAAAGAGTGGACCACATTCCTTTGACTGAGTTAATAACCAAAAGATTGTCGTCTTCAATGGATATGTGACTGAGTTTAGTCGTACAACTTCTTGTAATCCTTTGTGAAGAGCTAGTGAATCGGCCATGATTGAAAGCTTGAGTAACACGCAAGGTGTACGTCCAAACGGATATGTGTTGTCATTTTTCATATCCGGTGATGATTCATGTTGTTGCTGGCTTGAGTTTGCAAAAACAGTCAAATTTGAGTTTAAAATTTATCTGGAGAGGTGGGAAGTGGCGCAAATTGGATTATACACTCGGGTGCACAttgagcattgtgcacccggtGCAAAACGATGTAGTTTAAGCATTATTTACCTTTCAAGTGGCTTCCCTCCCGGTTCCAGGTGATAATGGGATCGATTCTAATCTCCGCcattgtggctcatttgcaccaaaaaattatttaccgtgcaagtaataaaaaaaaaaaaacagatttttTAAATATCCTTTTTTTAGCAGGGAAGTTGAATAGaatctttttaaaatatttcagttggaaagttaaaaataaaagacatttacataaaattaTCTATCCTAATTTAGATGATTTGATTTCCTATACATTTGAACGTCTTATCATTCCAGGTTTGTTGTTGAAAGAAAACATATGTCTTATTTTTTTCACGTGTTTTGGTATTTactttttcttaaaaaaatttcaatgtattttggtatttatttttctaattttgtGTTTTGCATGAGCTTGAAGATGACGTTCATTAGATTATATTGTAGGTAATTTTGTTATTATGTGTTCTTTGAGTTTATGTTATACGTACGTTATTTGAGATTGaattatatgttctttgggtTTGAACTACGTATTTTATGGGTGTATATATATGTTCTATGAGTTTGAACTATAAGTTCTTTCTACTTTAGTTTGGAATGTTCTTCCATTTGTTTACGAATTCTTTGTTTTTATTCATGAAGTTGATGATAAGTTTGAAgatttgttgatgatttttttttccaaaacatATGCTAAATTTATGGGATAAATTGTTATATTTTATCAATGTTCTTTGTATTTTGCCTTTATGTTCTTCCTATTATATATGTTCTTTGTAATTATCCCTTATGTTCGTTCATTTAAAAATAATGTGCACGATGAACATTGTGCACTCAGGTACATAGACACATATTGATTGTGTGTTATAAAAAGTATGAACTACGAAGTAAATAGTATTGTATAAGTGTatgatgttattttctttttgtcCAGGAGCATCATCAGCATTGAGCATGATACTCCCAAGAGCACATAATTTTGTGTAattattcaatccaaaatatttaagtaactatataaaaagtaagaaaaagttataaaaaaaatcaattctttaacttacgaaaaaaaacatgaataaatattttaaaagtcAAATtgtataaaataaaacaaaatttacgaataaaaattcaaaagatTGGCTTTGTTGTGTATTCCACAACATCTTTGTTGTGTAGAGTATATAAAAGAAATATTATAAACAATTAATGAATAGGTATGTTAAGTCTATAGTTATAAAGAAGTATGTGTCATCAACCTTGAAAACTTACGACCGTACTACCGTAGTGCTTATATTAAAGGAGGAAGTCTCTGCGGCTATCTGTTATTAGTCTTATATACATGCAAGAGGTTGTCTACATCGATGGTGGACAGCGAAATAAGGACCCATACCCAccctagaaaaaaaaaaagttgaaaagATGGCCCACCcttaaataaatgtgtaaaagtgttgataacttgttatatactgtcaatggtaatataagtattgtcattgttgtattaaaatactgtcacaaatcacccaaaaaaggaaattatgtatataactgtaatgaaatataaaaagtaaagagaccacttaaatgaatggataaaagtgttgcatattaaatgtatgggtaaaaatatatatacaagtgTTATGTAAGTATTGCCATCGTTTGCACAAATACTgttattgttgtattaaaatactgtcattgttataCTAATTACTGTCATTGTTGCCGACACTAAAACCTCTCCCCACTGTCATGTACCAACAATGATCCTGATAAAAGTTGTCACAATCTTGTAATCATAAccttttctagcattatttacAAGCTATGAGAATATGAACAGTTGTCCTAAAAACTCGAGGTTGTGCTAAACAACAGGTCCGTGTCACTCAGAAGGCACCAATTCCACAATAATAGACCGTTGCCATGTGAAAACACTAACAGCACAGGTTTTTCTTGACAATCCTAAGTATTTACTTCTCGACCTGGATGGCGTGGGCGAGTATTGGAGTACGCAGTCGAGCAAGTTGTTGCTTTGTTGGACACCAATAGTAATGGTTGCTGAGAGAGTCCTCCCAAATGCTCAGGACCAATTTACCTTGGGAATACCAGATTTCTATGACGTCAGCCTCATTGGGTTTCAACATACCAATGGGAGGGAACTGCGGCACTTCTGGTTGCGATGGAGAACTTGAGAGGGAATTTCCCATCAGAGCTTACTGTTTAAGGTGCTCGTGATTACTTCAAGAGTGATGAGGACTGCTATAAGGGATTTGTGGAAATGCGGTATTTTGTGAGTGTGAGACAACAATCCACAACTGTTGAGAAAGCTTGGCCTGCAGCTATGCTTATAATGATCCACCACTATAATTTTTGCTCCATGTATCTGACTGCATCTTGAACTTCTGTTCAATCGTTCTTCAAGATGAGCTCTGGTCAAAAagcaaaattttaatttatggcTTAAATGTAAGGATGAGGAAACCAAAGTACTAAGTTTTGGTCTAAGAAATGCACAAAAAGATAGTAACAACTCTacagggaaaaaaaaaagttcttcATGGACGCAATTTACACCAGAATGCATGCATAGGCATATTTGTTATGGAGTATTTTATTTCAGGGACTTGTAACATTTGCACTAAGCGCGATTAGCAGCTAGCTTGCAATAGATCAAGGTTAAAGACTTAAAGGTAGGAATAAACTATAAAGGCACTTGCTCAGATACGGTGGATCTTGATTCGTCCTCTAATTTCAATGGGACAAATGGCAATCAAAAGGAGCAGAAAAAAGGGGGAATTTTGTGCAGTGTCAGCTTAAAGGATCGCCTCAATTGCCCGTTTTTAGGGATATCTGGTCAATACAACCAATATATTTTTGGTAGTTTCATTTGTTCACCAAGCCATGCCAGTTAATT contains these protein-coding regions:
- the LOC110805737 gene encoding probable anion transporter 5 yields the protein MQENKFPRRYLIVLLTFVCTAVCYIERVGFSIAYTIAADAAGVNQSSKGTILSTFYYGYALSQVPGGWAAQKIGGRRVLLLSFVLWSLTCALVPLDPNRVFMLVIARLLVGVAQGFIFPSIHTVLAQWVPPHERSRSVSLTTSGMYLGAAAGMLLLPTLVKFKGPQSVFVAEAALGAMWSVLWFKYASDPPRSEHPKAAAAGFGESLLPVKGNHKLKVENGGSSIKTLNIPWKKILVSLPVWAIVVNNFTFHYALYVLMNWLPTYFEQGLQLSLQEMGSSKMMPYLNMFLFSNIGGVVADHLITRKLMSVTGTRKFLNTLGFIVASLALMALPMFRTASGAVFCSSVALGFLALGRAGFAVNHMDIAPRYAGIVMGVSNTAGTLAGIVGVELTGQLLEAAKVADFDISSPESWRLVFVIPGILCILSSVVFMIFSTGERIFD